One window of the Streptomyces sp. NBC_00259 genome contains the following:
- a CDS encoding polyprenyl synthetase family protein → MRPRSGTRGEKVPTAPSANPAVDTAAVTALLERGRTLSTPVLRAAVDRLAPPMDTVAAYHFGWIDAHGRPADGDGGKAVRPALALLSAEVAGAAPEVGIPGAVAVELVHNFSLLHDDLMDGDEQRRHRDTVWKVHGPAQAILVGDALFALANEILLELGTVEAGRATRRLTTATRKLIDGQAQDISYEHRERVTVEECLEMEGNKTGALLACAVSIGAVLGGADDRTADTLEAYGYHLGLAFQAVDDLLGIWGDPESTGKQTWSDLRQRKKSLPVVAALAAGGPASQRLGELLAADAKSNDFDSFSEEEFATRAALIEEAGGREWTSQEARRQHGTAVEALDRVDMPERVRAQLVALADFVVVRKR, encoded by the coding sequence ATGAGACCCAGGTCTGGAACCAGAGGAGAGAAAGTGCCGACTGCGCCTTCGGCGAACCCGGCTGTCGACACCGCGGCCGTCACCGCGCTGCTCGAGCGCGGGCGGACCCTGTCCACCCCGGTGCTGCGTGCTGCCGTGGACCGGCTCGCGCCGCCCATGGACACCGTCGCCGCCTACCACTTCGGCTGGATCGACGCCCACGGCCGCCCCGCGGACGGTGACGGCGGCAAGGCCGTGCGCCCGGCGCTGGCTCTGCTGTCCGCCGAGGTGGCCGGAGCCGCGCCCGAGGTCGGCATCCCCGGCGCCGTCGCGGTCGAGCTGGTCCACAACTTCTCGCTGCTCCACGACGATCTGATGGACGGTGACGAACAGCGACGGCACCGCGACACCGTATGGAAGGTGCACGGCCCCGCGCAGGCCATCCTCGTCGGCGACGCCCTCTTCGCGCTCGCCAACGAGATCCTGCTGGAGCTCGGCACCGTGGAGGCCGGCCGCGCGACGCGCCGGCTGACCACCGCCACCCGCAAGCTCATCGACGGCCAGGCACAGGACATCTCCTACGAGCACCGCGAGCGGGTCACCGTCGAGGAGTGCCTGGAGATGGAGGGCAACAAGACCGGCGCGCTGCTGGCCTGCGCCGTCTCCATCGGTGCGGTCCTCGGCGGCGCCGACGACCGCACCGCCGACACGCTGGAGGCGTACGGCTACCACCTCGGTCTCGCCTTCCAGGCCGTCGACGACCTCCTCGGCATCTGGGGCGACCCCGAGTCGACGGGCAAGCAGACCTGGAGCGATCTGCGCCAGCGCAAGAAGTCCCTGCCCGTCGTCGCGGCGCTCGCCGCGGGCGGCCCGGCCTCGCAGCGGCTCGGGGAACTGCTCGCGGCCGACGCGAAGAGCAATGACTTCGACAGCTTCTCCGAGGAGGAGTTCGCCACCCGGGCGGCCCTCATCGAGGAGGCCGGCGGCCGGGAATGGACCTCGCAGGAGGCCCGCAGGCAGCATGGAACGGCGGTCGAGGCACTGGACCGCGTCGACATGCCCGAGCGCGTACGCGCCCAGCTCGTCGCGCTCGCCGACTTCGTCGTCGTACGCAAGAGATGA
- the dxs gene encoding 1-deoxy-D-xylulose-5-phosphate synthase, producing MTVLENIRGPRDLKALPEAELEELAEDVREFLIHAVARTGGHLGPNLGVVELSIALHRVFDSPVDRILWDTGHQSYVHKLLTGRQDFSKLRGKGGLSGYPSREESEHDVIENSHASTVLGWADGLAKAGQVLGRTGHVVAVTGDGALTGGMAWEALNNIAAAKDRPLIIVVNDNERSYAPTIGGLANHLATLRTTDGYERFLAWGKDVLQHTPVVGRPLYESLHGAKKGFKDAFAPQGMFEDLGLKYVGPVDGHDIAAVESALSRAKRFHGPVLVHCLTEKGRGYPPALEDEADRFHTVGVMNPSTCEPLAPSGGPSWTSVFGDEIAAIGAERPDVVAITAAMLHPVGLAKFAERFPERVWDVGIAEQHAAVSAAGLATGGLHPVVAVYATFLNRAFDQLLMDVALHRCGVTFVLDRAGVTGADGPSHNGMWDMSVLQVVPGLRIAAPRDADQLRAQLREAVEVSDAPTVVRFPKEAVAEPLPALDRVGGMDVLHRTEDAEVLIVSVGAMGAVCLQAADLLEARGLRCTVVDPRWVKPVDAQLAPLAERHRIVAVVEDNSRAGGVGSAVGQALRDADVDVPLRTFGIPEQFLDHAKRGEVLADIGLTPVEIAGRISAALARREEREEHGR from the coding sequence GTGACGGTGCTGGAGAACATCCGGGGGCCGCGCGACCTCAAGGCGCTGCCGGAGGCGGAACTGGAGGAACTGGCCGAGGACGTCAGGGAGTTCCTGATCCATGCCGTGGCCAGGACCGGGGGCCATCTGGGACCCAATCTCGGGGTGGTGGAGCTGTCCATCGCCCTGCACCGGGTCTTCGACTCGCCCGTCGACCGCATCCTCTGGGACACCGGACACCAGAGCTACGTCCACAAGCTCCTCACCGGCCGCCAGGACTTCTCCAAGCTGCGCGGCAAGGGGGGGCTGTCCGGCTATCCGTCCCGGGAGGAGTCCGAGCACGACGTCATCGAGAACTCGCACGCCTCCACCGTCCTCGGCTGGGCGGACGGCCTGGCCAAGGCCGGCCAGGTCCTCGGCCGCACCGGTCATGTCGTCGCCGTCACCGGCGACGGCGCGCTCACCGGCGGCATGGCCTGGGAGGCGCTGAACAACATCGCCGCCGCCAAGGACCGGCCACTGATCATCGTCGTCAACGACAACGAGCGCTCCTACGCCCCGACGATAGGGGGCCTCGCCAACCACCTCGCCACGCTGCGCACCACCGACGGCTACGAGCGCTTCCTCGCCTGGGGCAAGGACGTCCTCCAGCACACGCCCGTCGTCGGCAGGCCGCTGTACGAGTCGCTGCACGGCGCCAAGAAGGGCTTCAAGGACGCCTTCGCCCCGCAGGGCATGTTCGAGGACCTGGGGCTCAAGTACGTCGGCCCCGTCGACGGCCACGACATCGCCGCCGTCGAATCGGCGCTGAGCCGCGCCAAACGCTTCCACGGGCCGGTGCTGGTGCACTGCCTGACCGAGAAGGGCCGTGGCTACCCGCCGGCGCTGGAGGACGAGGCCGACCGCTTCCACACCGTCGGGGTGATGAACCCGTCGACCTGCGAGCCGCTGGCGCCCTCGGGCGGCCCGTCGTGGACCTCGGTGTTCGGTGACGAGATCGCCGCCATCGGCGCCGAACGGCCCGATGTCGTGGCGATCACCGCCGCCATGCTCCACCCGGTGGGACTGGCGAAGTTCGCCGAGCGCTTCCCCGAGCGGGTCTGGGACGTCGGGATCGCCGAGCAGCACGCCGCCGTGTCCGCGGCCGGGCTCGCCACCGGCGGTCTCCACCCCGTCGTCGCCGTGTACGCGACCTTCCTCAACCGTGCCTTCGACCAGCTGCTGATGGACGTGGCCCTGCACCGGTGCGGTGTCACCTTCGTCCTGGACCGGGCCGGTGTCACCGGCGCCGACGGCCCTTCCCACAACGGGATGTGGGACATGTCGGTGCTTCAGGTCGTACCCGGGCTCAGGATCGCCGCTCCGCGCGACGCGGACCAGTTGCGGGCCCAGCTGCGCGAGGCCGTCGAGGTGAGCGACGCGCCGACGGTGGTGCGCTTCCCCAAGGAGGCGGTAGCGGAGCCGCTGCCCGCGCTCGACCGGGTCGGCGGGATGGACGTGCTGCACCGCACCGAGGACGCGGAGGTGCTGATCGTCTCGGTCGGGGCGATGGGCGCGGTGTGTCTGCAGGCCGCCGATCTGCTGGAGGCCCGGGGACTGCGCTGCACCGTCGTCGACCCGCGCTGGGTCAAGCCCGTCGACGCGCAGCTCGCGCCGCTCGCCGAGCGGCACCGGATCGTCGCGGTCGTCGAGGACAACAGCCGGGCGGGCGGCGTCGGTTCGGCCGTGGGACAGGCTCTGCGGGACGCCGACGTGGACGTACCGCTGCGGACCTTCGGCATCCCCGAGCAGTTCCTCGACCATGCCAAACGCGGCGAGGTACTGGCCGACATCGGACTGACGCCGGTGGAGATCGCGGGGCGGATCAGTGCCGCGCTCGCGCGCCGCGAGGAGAGGGAGGAGCACGGGCGATGA
- the hpnE gene encoding hydroxysqualene dehydroxylase HpnE — protein sequence MTDEDATSPRHAVVVGGGLAGVTAALRLADAGLRVTLLENRPRLGGLAFSFRRGELTVDNGQHVYLRCCTAYRWFLDRVDGARLAPLQHRLDVPVLDVAHPSGPRLGRLRRTALPVPLHLAASLATYPHLSLAERAAVGRAALALKGLDPADPALDGIDFATWLGRHGQSGRTIEALWDLVGVATLNAVAPNASMGLAAMVFKTGLLSEPGAADIGWAHVPLGELHDTLARKALDSAGVRTELRTRVSALARTADGRWNVTAGAERLDADAVVLAVPQRETHALLPEGALDNPDRLLDIGTAPILNIHVIYDRTVLRRPFFAALGTPVQWVFDRTHASGLRDGQYLALSQSAAEDEIDTPVSALRERYLPELERLLPATRGAEVRDFFVTRERTATFAPTPGVGRLRPAARTRAPGLYLAGSWTATGWPATMEGAVRSGFSAAAAALTTLGRPHEHPLKEAA from the coding sequence ATGACGGACGAGGACGCGACCTCCCCGCGGCACGCCGTCGTCGTCGGAGGCGGACTCGCCGGGGTCACCGCCGCGCTGCGGCTGGCCGATGCCGGCCTGCGCGTCACGCTCCTGGAGAACCGGCCGCGCCTCGGCGGTCTCGCGTTCTCCTTCCGGCGCGGCGAGCTGACCGTGGACAACGGCCAGCACGTCTATCTGCGCTGCTGCACCGCCTACCGCTGGTTCCTCGACCGGGTCGACGGCGCCCGCCTCGCCCCGCTCCAGCACCGCCTCGACGTACCCGTCCTCGACGTCGCCCACCCCAGCGGCCCGAGGCTCGGACGGCTGCGCCGCACCGCTCTGCCCGTGCCGCTGCATCTCGCCGCGAGCCTTGCCACGTACCCCCACCTCTCCCTCGCCGAGCGCGCCGCCGTCGGGCGGGCCGCGCTCGCCCTCAAGGGACTCGACCCCGCCGATCCCGCCCTGGACGGCATCGACTTCGCCACCTGGCTCGGCCGCCACGGCCAGTCGGGCCGCACGATCGAGGCCCTCTGGGACCTCGTCGGCGTCGCCACCCTCAACGCCGTCGCGCCGAACGCCTCGATGGGCCTGGCCGCGATGGTGTTCAAGACCGGACTGCTCTCCGAGCCCGGCGCGGCCGACATCGGGTGGGCGCACGTCCCGCTCGGCGAACTCCACGACACCCTCGCCCGCAAGGCCCTCGACTCCGCCGGAGTCCGCACCGAACTGCGCACCCGCGTCAGCGCCCTCGCCCGCACCGCCGACGGCCGCTGGAACGTCACGGCAGGTGCCGAGCGGCTCGACGCGGACGCCGTCGTCCTCGCCGTACCGCAGCGCGAGACACACGCCCTGCTGCCCGAAGGCGCCCTCGACAACCCCGACCGGCTGCTCGACATCGGCACCGCGCCGATCCTCAACATCCATGTGATCTACGACCGCACGGTCCTGCGCCGGCCCTTCTTCGCCGCGCTCGGCACCCCCGTCCAGTGGGTCTTCGACCGCACCCACGCCTCCGGTCTGCGCGACGGACAGTATCTGGCGCTGTCCCAGTCCGCCGCCGAGGACGAGATCGACACCCCCGTCTCCGCACTTCGTGAGCGCTATCTCCCCGAGCTGGAGCGGCTGCTGCCCGCGACCCGCGGCGCGGAGGTACGGGACTTCTTCGTCACCCGGGAGCGCACCGCCACATTCGCCCCCACCCCCGGCGTCGGCAGGCTCAGGCCTGCCGCGCGCACCCGAGCTCCCGGCCTGTATCTGGCCGGATCGTGGACCGCCACCGGCTGGCCCGCCACCATGGAGGGCGCCGTGCGCAGCGGGTTCAGCGCCGCAGCCGCCGCGCTCACCACCCTCGGCCGCCCCCATGAACATCCGCTCAAGGAGGCGGCATGA
- a CDS encoding DUF6126 family protein, whose translation MSEKTSSNQETKFPVGLVVRLFAYLVAGHLFAAFLYLLFTVGGE comes from the coding sequence ATGTCCGAGAAGACCTCATCGAACCAGGAGACGAAGTTCCCGGTCGGACTGGTCGTCCGACTCTTCGCCTACCTCGTGGCGGGCCATCTGTTCGCGGCCTTCCTCTATCTGCTGTTCACCGTCGGCGGCGAGTGA
- a CDS encoding phosphorylase family protein, whose amino-acid sequence MDASTEPPPASGTPGSTAPPLLIACALGIERLALRAAGRGGAPGPVTVLRTGMGPRNAQRAVVRALRDERAAGVTAVIASGFCAGLAPDMHPGDVVVADETRGPWGVTPCTAADLLTQALARAVPGRTVHTGPLIGSDHVVRGQERAELAATGAIAVDMESAATLHSALSAGSRPVAAVRVVVDAPEHELVRLGTVRGGISAFRVLRAVLPAYYEWHRSSLLPRR is encoded by the coding sequence GTGGACGCTTCCACGGAGCCGCCCCCGGCGAGCGGGACGCCCGGCTCCACGGCGCCGCCGCTGCTGATCGCCTGCGCGCTCGGCATCGAGCGTCTCGCCCTGCGCGCGGCCGGCCGTGGCGGCGCGCCGGGCCCGGTGACCGTCCTCCGTACGGGCATGGGGCCGAGGAACGCCCAGCGTGCCGTCGTCCGCGCGCTCCGCGACGAGAGGGCCGCGGGCGTCACCGCGGTCATCGCCTCCGGCTTCTGCGCGGGACTCGCCCCCGACATGCACCCCGGTGATGTGGTCGTGGCCGACGAGACCCGGGGGCCCTGGGGCGTCACGCCCTGCACGGCGGCGGACCTGCTGACTCAGGCGCTGGCCCGGGCGGTGCCGGGGCGGACCGTCCACACCGGCCCGCTGATCGGCTCTGACCACGTCGTACGCGGCCAGGAGCGGGCCGAGCTGGCGGCGACCGGGGCGATCGCGGTGGACATGGAGTCCGCCGCGACGCTCCACAGCGCGCTGAGCGCGGGATCGCGCCCGGTTGCGGCCGTCCGGGTGGTCGTGGACGCTCCTGAGCATGAACTGGTCCGCCTCGGCACGGTACGCGGTGGAATATCGGCTTTCCGCGTCCTGCGTGCCGTCCTACCGGCCTACTACGAATGGCACCGTTCTTCGCTGCTCCCCAGGAGGTGA
- the hpnH gene encoding adenosyl-hopene transferase HpnH, whose product MAMPLRQTIRVGTYLFEQKLRKREKFPLIVELEPLFACNLKCEGCGKIQHPAGILKQRMPVAQAVGAVLESGAPMVSIAGGEPLMHPQIADIVGQLVKRKKYVFLCTNAMLLRKKMDEFTPSRYFAFAVHIDGLRERHDESVAKEGVFDEAVEAIKEAKRRGFRVTTNSTFFNTDTPQTVIEVLNFLNDDLKVDEMMISPAYAYEKAPDQEHFLGVEQTRELFRKAFSGGNRRRWRLNHSPLFLDFLEGKVDFPCTAWAIPNYSLFGWQRPCYLMSDGYVPTYKELVEDTDWSKYGRGKDPRCANCMAHCGYEPTAVLATMGSLKESLRAARETVSGSRG is encoded by the coding sequence ATGGCCATGCCGCTCCGCCAGACCATCAGGGTCGGGACCTATCTCTTCGAACAGAAGCTCCGCAAGCGTGAGAAGTTTCCGCTGATCGTGGAGCTGGAGCCGTTGTTCGCCTGCAATCTGAAGTGCGAGGGCTGCGGAAAGATCCAGCACCCGGCCGGGATCCTCAAGCAGCGGATGCCGGTCGCCCAGGCGGTGGGCGCCGTTCTGGAGTCCGGCGCCCCGATGGTCTCCATCGCCGGCGGCGAGCCGCTGATGCACCCCCAGATCGCCGACATCGTCGGGCAGTTGGTGAAGCGGAAGAAGTACGTGTTCCTCTGCACCAACGCCATGCTGCTGCGCAAGAAGATGGACGAGTTCACCCCGTCGCGGTACTTCGCCTTCGCCGTCCACATCGACGGACTGCGCGAGCGCCACGACGAGTCGGTGGCCAAGGAAGGCGTCTTCGACGAGGCCGTCGAGGCGATCAAGGAGGCGAAGCGGCGCGGCTTCCGGGTCACCACCAATTCCACCTTCTTCAACACCGACACCCCGCAGACCGTCATCGAGGTGCTGAACTTCCTCAACGACGACCTCAAGGTCGACGAGATGATGATCTCGCCCGCGTACGCCTACGAGAAGGCGCCCGACCAGGAGCACTTCCTCGGTGTCGAGCAGACCCGCGAGCTGTTCCGGAAGGCCTTCTCCGGCGGCAACCGGCGGCGCTGGCGGCTGAACCACTCGCCGCTCTTCCTGGACTTCCTGGAGGGCAAGGTCGACTTCCCGTGCACCGCCTGGGCCATCCCCAACTACTCGCTCTTCGGCTGGCAGCGACCGTGCTATCTGATGAGCGACGGGTACGTGCCCACGTACAAGGAACTCGTCGAGGACACCGACTGGAGCAAGTACGGCCGCGGGAAGGACCCGCGGTGCGCGAACTGCATGGCGCACTGCGGATACGAGCCGACCGCCGTCCTGGCCACCATGGGCTCGCTCAAGGAGTCTCTGCGGGCCGCGCGGGAGACCGTCTCCGGAAGCCGCGGATGA
- the shc gene encoding squalene--hopene cyclase codes for MTATTDGSPGAPGPRATAASETTDDRTVPGDTHVAAGLAAQRSVEYLLGRQDAQGWWKGDLETNVTMDAEDLLLRQFLGVQDEKTTQAAALFIRGEQRDDGTWATFHGGPGELSTTVEAYVALRLAGDRPDDPHMDRAAAWIRAQGGIAASRVFTRIWLALFGWWKWEDLPELPPELICLPSWFPLNIYDFGCWARQTIVPLTIVSAKRPVRPAPFPLDELHTDRHNPNPPRPLAPAASWDGVFQRLDKLLHRYHGVALRPLRRAAMNSAARWIIERQENDGCWGGIQPPAVYSVIALHLLGYDLQHPVMRAGLDSLDRYTVWRDDGARMIEACQSPVWDTCLATIALADAGVPADHSALVRAADWMLGEEIVKPGDWAVRRPRLAPGGWAFEFHNDNYPDIDDTAEVILALRRVKHPDPSRIEAAIARAGNWTLGMQSRNGAWGAFDADNTSAFPNRLPFCDFGEVIDPPSADVTAHVVEMLAHEGRAHHPRARRGVEWLLGEQEPNGAWFGRWGVNYVYGTGSVVPALTAAGLPGSHPAIRRAVGWLESVQNDDGGWGEDLRSYREESWIGRGASTASQTAWALLALLAAGERDGKAVERGIAFLAGSQREDGSWDEPHFTGTGFPWDFSINYHLYRQVFPLTALGRYVHGEPFAGRNGG; via the coding sequence ATGACAGCGACGACCGACGGAAGCCCAGGGGCCCCGGGCCCCCGCGCAACCGCGGCCAGCGAAACGACCGACGACCGTACCGTTCCGGGTGACACGCACGTGGCCGCCGGGCTGGCGGCGCAGCGATCCGTCGAGTACCTGCTCGGCAGGCAGGACGCCCAGGGCTGGTGGAAGGGCGACCTGGAGACCAACGTCACCATGGACGCCGAGGACCTGCTGCTCCGTCAGTTCCTCGGCGTCCAGGACGAGAAGACCACCCAGGCCGCCGCTCTGTTCATCCGCGGCGAGCAGCGCGACGACGGCACCTGGGCCACCTTCCACGGCGGCCCCGGAGAGCTCTCCACCACCGTCGAGGCCTATGTCGCCCTGCGCCTCGCCGGCGACCGGCCCGACGACCCGCACATGGACCGCGCCGCCGCCTGGATCCGGGCGCAGGGAGGCATCGCCGCGAGCCGCGTCTTCACCCGCATCTGGCTCGCGCTGTTCGGCTGGTGGAAGTGGGAGGACCTGCCCGAACTGCCGCCCGAACTCATCTGTCTGCCCTCCTGGTTCCCGCTCAACATCTACGACTTCGGCTGCTGGGCGCGGCAGACCATCGTGCCGCTCACGATCGTCTCCGCGAAGCGGCCGGTCCGACCCGCCCCGTTCCCGCTCGACGAGCTGCACACGGACCGCCACAACCCCAACCCGCCCAGGCCCCTTGCCCCGGCGGCCAGTTGGGACGGCGTCTTCCAGCGCCTCGACAAGCTGCTGCACCGCTACCACGGGGTCGCCCTGCGCCCGCTGCGCCGCGCGGCCATGAACAGCGCGGCCCGCTGGATCATCGAGCGGCAGGAGAACGACGGCTGCTGGGGCGGGATCCAGCCACCGGCCGTGTACTCGGTGATCGCCCTGCATCTGCTCGGCTACGACCTCCAGCACCCCGTGATGCGCGCCGGCCTGGACTCGCTGGACCGGTACACCGTCTGGCGCGACGACGGCGCCCGGATGATCGAGGCGTGCCAGTCACCGGTGTGGGACACCTGCCTCGCCACCATCGCGCTCGCCGACGCCGGAGTGCCCGCGGACCACTCGGCCCTGGTCAGGGCCGCCGACTGGATGCTCGGCGAGGAGATCGTCAAGCCCGGTGACTGGGCCGTGCGCAGGCCGCGGCTCGCCCCCGGCGGCTGGGCCTTCGAGTTCCACAACGACAACTACCCCGACATCGACGACACGGCCGAGGTGATCCTGGCCCTGCGCCGGGTGAAGCACCCGGACCCGTCCCGGATCGAGGCGGCGATCGCCAGGGCCGGCAACTGGACCCTGGGGATGCAGTCGAGGAACGGCGCCTGGGGCGCCTTCGACGCCGACAACACCAGCGCCTTCCCCAACCGGCTGCCGTTCTGCGACTTCGGTGAGGTCATCGACCCGCCGTCGGCCGATGTCACCGCGCACGTCGTCGAGATGCTGGCCCACGAAGGCCGGGCCCACCACCCCCGCGCCCGCCGCGGTGTCGAGTGGCTGCTCGGCGAACAGGAGCCGAACGGCGCCTGGTTCGGGCGCTGGGGAGTCAACTACGTCTACGGCACGGGCTCGGTGGTCCCGGCGCTGACCGCGGCCGGACTGCCCGGGTCGCACCCCGCGATCCGGCGTGCCGTCGGCTGGCTGGAGTCCGTCCAGAACGACGACGGCGGCTGGGGCGAGGACCTGCGCTCGTACCGTGAGGAGTCGTGGATCGGGCGCGGCGCCTCCACCGCCTCCCAGACCGCGTGGGCGCTGCTGGCGCTGCTGGCCGCGGGGGAGCGGGACGGCAAGGCCGTCGAGCGGGGCATCGCCTTCCTCGCCGGGAGCCAGCGCGAGGACGGTTCGTGGGACGAACCGCACTTCACCGGCACCGGATTCCCGTGGGACTTCTCCATCAACTACCACCTGTACCGGCAGGTGTTCCCGCTCACGGCACTCGGCCGCTACGTGCACGGGGAACCGTTCGCCGGCCGGAACGGAGGCTGA
- a CDS encoding helix-turn-helix domain-containing protein: MSHPSGQPPGPSAGEAADDLPDVAPRLRALRRRRGLTLEAAAQRAGLSPAHLSRLETGNRQPSLPMLLTLARTYGTTVSELLGEQAPERDAIIRGGRMGPAEADGWTYRQAGGRGRAMQALRVHVPYGAQGDLVRVHPGEEWLHVLEGRLRLGLGDTVHELEPGDSAHFDSLTPHRIAAATHEGAELLFVHTLLQSPDPHAHPHA; the protein is encoded by the coding sequence ATGAGCCATCCCTCAGGACAGCCTCCCGGCCCGTCCGCCGGCGAGGCGGCGGACGATCTGCCGGACGTCGCACCCCGGCTGCGCGCGCTGCGCCGCCGTCGCGGTCTCACGCTGGAGGCCGCCGCCCAGCGGGCGGGCCTCTCGCCCGCCCATCTCTCCCGGCTGGAGACGGGCAACCGGCAGCCGTCGCTGCCGATGCTCCTCACCCTCGCCCGTACCTACGGTACGACGGTCTCGGAGCTTCTCGGCGAGCAGGCGCCGGAGCGTGACGCGATCATCCGCGGCGGCCGGATGGGACCCGCGGAGGCCGACGGCTGGACGTACCGGCAGGCCGGGGGCCGCGGGCGGGCCATGCAGGCCCTGCGGGTGCACGTCCCGTACGGCGCCCAGGGCGATCTGGTGCGGGTCCATCCGGGCGAGGAGTGGCTCCACGTACTCGAAGGGCGGCTGCGGCTCGGCCTCGGCGACACCGTCCACGAGCTGGAGCCGGGGGACAGCGCCCACTTCGACTCCCTCACCCCGCACCGCATCGCCGCCGCCACCCATGAGGGGGCCGAGCTGCTCTTCGTCCACACGCTGCTGCAGAGCCCCGACCCGCATGCCCACCCGCACGCCTAG
- a CDS encoding aspartate aminotransferase family protein gives MTKEFDLGRLLAERGGERYGLHAKHLNHQLPRMLHTIGFDKVYERGEGAYFWDDEGNDYLDMLAGFGVMGLGRHHPVVRKALHDVLDASLADLTRFDCPPLPGLLAERLLAHSPHLDRVFFGNSGTEAVETALKFARYATGRPRILYCTHAFHGLTTGSLSVNGEAGFRDGFAPLLPDTALELGDLAALERELKRGDVAGFVVEPVQGKGVHEAPPGFLRAAQDLLHRHKALLIADEVQTGLGRTGDFYAYQHEDGVEPDLVCVAKALSGGYVPVGATLGKEWIFKKVYSSMDRVLVHSASFGSNAQAMAAGLAVLSVIEDEQIVANARVTGDLLRTRLTALVDRYELLHEVRGRGLMIGIEFGRPSSLKLRSRWTMLQAARKGLFAQMVVVPLLQRHRILTQVSGDRLEVIKLIPPLIIGEREVDRFVEAFTAVMDDAHGGGGLMWDFGKTLVKQAVAER, from the coding sequence ATGACCAAGGAGTTCGACCTCGGCCGGCTGCTCGCCGAGCGCGGTGGCGAACGGTACGGGCTGCACGCCAAGCATCTCAACCACCAGCTGCCGCGCATGCTCCACACCATCGGCTTCGACAAGGTGTACGAGCGGGGCGAGGGCGCGTACTTCTGGGACGACGAAGGCAACGACTACCTGGACATGCTCGCCGGCTTCGGGGTGATGGGCCTCGGCCGGCACCATCCGGTCGTCCGCAAGGCGCTCCACGACGTCCTCGACGCCTCGCTCGCCGACCTCACCCGCTTCGACTGCCCGCCCCTGCCCGGGCTGCTCGCCGAGAGGCTGCTGGCCCACAGCCCCCATCTGGACCGGGTCTTCTTCGGCAACAGCGGTACGGAAGCGGTCGAGACGGCCCTGAAGTTCGCCCGGTACGCGACCGGCAGACCGCGGATCCTGTACTGCACGCACGCCTTCCACGGGCTGACGACCGGTTCGCTCTCCGTCAACGGCGAGGCGGGCTTCCGGGACGGGTTCGCCCCGCTCCTCCCGGACACCGCGCTGGAACTCGGCGACCTGGCGGCGCTGGAGCGGGAGCTGAAGCGCGGCGATGTGGCGGGGTTCGTCGTGGAGCCCGTCCAGGGCAAGGGTGTGCACGAGGCGCCGCCCGGTTTCCTGCGCGCTGCGCAGGATCTGCTGCACCGGCACAAGGCGCTGCTGATCGCCGACGAGGTGCAGACCGGCCTCGGCAGGACCGGTGACTTCTACGCGTACCAGCACGAGGACGGCGTGGAACCGGACCTGGTGTGCGTCGCCAAGGCGCTCTCGGGCGGCTATGTTCCGGTCGGCGCGACCCTCGGCAAGGAGTGGATCTTCAAGAAGGTCTACTCGTCGATGGACCGGGTACTGGTGCACTCGGCGAGCTTCGGTTCCAACGCCCAGGCGATGGCGGCCGGGCTCGCCGTCCTCTCGGTGATCGAGGACGAGCAGATCGTCGCGAACGCGCGGGTGACCGGGGACCTGCTGAGGACGCGGCTCACGGCGCTCGTGGACCGTTACGAACTGCTGCACGAGGTACGCGGGCGCGGGCTGATGATCGGGATCGAGTTCGGCAGGCCGTCGTCGCTTAAGCTGCGCAGCCGCTGGACCATGCTGCAGGCCGCCCGCAAGGGACTCTTCGCGCAGATGGTGGTGGTCCCCCTGCTGCAGCGCCACCGTATCCTCACCCAGGTCTCGGGCGACCGGCTGGAAGTGATCAAGCTGATTCCGCCGCTGATCATCGGTGAGCGGGAGGTCGACCGTTTCGTGGAGGCCTTCACCGCCGTGATGGACGACGCGCACGGTGGCGGCGGGCTGATGTGGGACTTCGGCAAGACCCTGGTCAAGCAGGCCGTGGCCGAGCGCTGA